A stretch of DNA from Cupriavidus taiwanensis:
CTGGGCCTGGGCCACGCGGTGCTGTGCGCGGCCAAGCTGGTGGGCGACGCCCCATTCGCGGTGATGCTGGCCGACGACCTGATCGACGGCAACCCGCCGGTGATGAAGCAGATGGTCGATGCCTACGACCACTACAACTGCTCGGTGCTGGGCGTCGAAGAGATCCTGCCGGAACAGAGCCGCTCGTACGGCGTGGTCGAGGGCCGCGAGTGGGCCGAGGGCGTGATCAAGGTTTCGGGCATCGTCGAGAAGCCCGCGCCGGAAGATGCGCCGTCCAACCTCGGCGTGGTCGGGCGCTACATCCTGACGCCGCGCATCTTCGACCACCTGCGCGCACTCAAGCCCGGCGCCGGCGGCGAGTTCCAGCTCACCGACGCGATCCAGTCGCTGCTGAGCCAGGAACAGGTGCTGGCCTACCGCTACCAGGGCACCCGCTATGACTGCGGCAGCAAGCTGGGCTACCTCAAGGCGACCGTCGAGTATGCGCTCAAGCACCACGAGACCGGCGCGCAGTTCCGCAGCTACCTCGAGCAGCGCGAGCCCCGGCTGCTCCACAGCCTGGCGGCCTGACGCCCCCTTCCGCCCCTTCCGAACCGCAAGGCAACCGCAAGGCAACCGCAAGCAACCACAAGGCAGCCGCCACATGATCGACTGGATCCACCTGGGCAAGGCGTTCTTTCTCGGCCTGCTCGAGGGCCTGACGGAATTCCTGCCCATTTCGAGCACCGGGCACCTGATCCTGGTCGGCGACTGGATCGACTTCAGCTCGCACGAGGCGCGCGTATTCGACGTGGTGATCCAGCTGGGCGCGATCCTCGCCGTGTGCTGGCTGTACCGGGCCAGGATCACGCACCTGTGCGAGGGCGTGCTGCGGCGCGATCCCGACGCGCTGCGCTTCGCCACCGCGGTGCTGGTCGCCTTCCTGCCCGCCGCTGTCATCG
This window harbors:
- the galU gene encoding UTP--glucose-1-phosphate uridylyltransferase GalU, encoding MTSRVSKAVFPVAGLGTRFLPATKASPKEMLPVVDKPLIQYAVEEAMAAGITEMIFVTGRSKRAIEDHFDKAFELEVELEAKNKQALLDVVRSIKPSNVECFYVRQSEALGLGHAVLCAAKLVGDAPFAVMLADDLIDGNPPVMKQMVDAYDHYNCSVLGVEEILPEQSRSYGVVEGREWAEGVIKVSGIVEKPAPEDAPSNLGVVGRYILTPRIFDHLRALKPGAGGEFQLTDAIQSLLSQEQVLAYRYQGTRYDCGSKLGYLKATVEYALKHHETGAQFRSYLEQREPRLLHSLAA